A genomic window from Silurus meridionalis isolate SWU-2019-XX chromosome 21, ASM1480568v1, whole genome shotgun sequence includes:
- the ncam3 gene encoding neural cell adhesion molecule 1, protein MATSTVIITLFFYVFSTVTDATTEAPKVELHATNKDIEVGSEQLLFCKTNKATTFKWQKDGEDIEDNIESDEEKSRLTLKNVQHEDTGKYTCICDFDGDEQEESIHIYVYETPKFVSNKTYYEFLVNETAYIPCEVTGKPEVEINWYWNGLPIANNDTNNLSVLSDGSLQITNIQRQNHGTYVCEGKIKRRPVAKTLNISVVVNVPPSVIVRGESAKVLAGPNNKATLTCLVTGAPHPNISWKVPDTSDSSRYTYNSDKSKLIINGLARRDAGKYVCTAINNFGKDSAEFTLDVTEHPTVTLDKNVQVVKLGDSVSVNCNANGHPTPTVQWLNRNNILPSNGRLRALATTLQIDNVMPSDGGVYSCNAINEAGKTTQTLTLMTSPDVPTSFTVSPGPAAFHITLQKSIQDGGSPITQYIIQWRNDSQYDWEQTTVPSSGVLKVTSLETYTEYFVRIAAKNQHFFGGFSAEKKIRTLAKQGEPDIPTLSEDEGKVEKNSYSIPIKLLEDGGSAVTHYIVRYRKNKESEAWREKEADANSSSIHLQNLEYDSNYEAEISAVNTNGFSKPSKIHFSIPQAQPSLGKGGVVAIVLFVFVLLLVGVDAMCCYTNHCGILNFLARKLFGPNVSETKSLEEACLTLLC, encoded by the exons ATGGCCACGTCCACGGTCATAATAACACTCTTTTTCTACGTGTTTTCCACAGTGACAG ATGCCACAACAGAAGCACCCAAAGTGGAACTCCATGCCACGAACAAAGATATTGAGGTGGGAAGCGAACAGCTGTTGTTCTGCAAAA CCAATAAAGCTACAACGTTCAAATGGCAGAAGGATGGAGAAGATATTGAAGACAATATAGAAAGTGATGAAGAAAAGAGTCGGCTGACCTTGAAGAACGTCCAGCATGAAGACACTGGAAAGTACACATGCATTTGCGATTTTGATGGCGATGAACAGGAGGAATCCATCCACATATATGTCTAtg aGACACCAAAGTttgtttcaaataaaacatattatgAGTTCCTGGTGAACGAGACAGCGTATATTCCATGCGAGGTCACCGGGAAGCCTGAAGTGGAGATCAACTGGTATTGGAACGGTTTACCCATAGCAAATAATG ACACAAATAATCTCAGTGTGCTATCAGATGGGTCACTGCAAATTACAAATATTCAGAGGCAAAATCACGGAACGTATGTCTGCGAGGGAAAAATCAAAAGGCGGCCTGTAGCGAAGACTCTGAACATCTCTGTCGTAGTAAATG ttccACCATCTGTCATAGTTCGTGGTGAGAGTGCAAAGGTTTTGGCTGGACCAAACAATAAAGCCACTTTAACCTGCTTGGTTACAGGAGCACCTCATCCAAATATCTCTTGGAAAGT GCCTGACACATCAGATTCCTCCCGCTACACATACAACTCTGACAAGAGTAAACTCATCATTAATGGTCTGGCCAGGAGGGATGCTGGAAAATATGTTTGTACCGCCATCAATAACTTTGGAAAAGACAGCGCAGAATTTACACTGGATGTCACAG AACATCCAACGGTGACACTGGATAAGAATGTTCAGGTTGTGAAGCTCGGGGACTCAGTGTCTGTCAACTGTAATGCCAATGGACATCCTACACCCACCGTGCAGTGGCTGAACAGGAACAATATCTTG CCCAGTAACGGTCGTCTGAGAGCTTTGGCAACGACACTTCAGATTGACAATGTGATGCCTTCTGATGGTGGTGTGTATTCCTGCAATGCCATCAATGAGGCAGGCAAAACCACACAGACCCTCACTCTAATGA CCTCTCCAGATGTGCCAACTTCATTTACTGTTTCACCTGGACCCGCGGCTTTCCACATCACCCTGCAGAAATCTATCCAGGATGGGGGTTCTCCCATTACTCAATACATCATTCAGTGGCGAAATGACTCACAGTATGACTGGGAACAGACTACAGTCCCATCAtctg GTGTGCTAAAGGTCACATCTCTGGAGACATACACAGAATACTTTGTGCGCATTGCTGCTAAAAACCAGCATTTTTTTGGAGGCTTTTCAGCTGAAAAGAAGATTCGTACCCTGGCCAAAC AGG GGGAGCCAGACATTCCTACACTGTCTGAAGATGAGGGCAAAGTAGAGAAAAACTCCTATTCAATTCCAATCAAACTGCTGGAGGATGGAGGCTCTGCTGTTACACATTATATAGTTCGCTACCGAAAG AACAAGGAAAGTGAGGCCTGGAGAGAAAAGGAAGCAGACGCCAATTCCAGTAGCATTCACCTCCAGAATCTTGAATATGATTCAAACTATGAGGCTGAAATCAGTGCTGTTAATACTAATGGCTTCTCCAAACCATCTAAGATCCATTTCTCAATCCCACAAG CTCAACCCAGCCTGGGTAAAGGTGGTGTAGTGGCCATTGTGTTGTTTGTCTTCGTGTTGCTGTTGGTGGGAGTTGACGCAATGTGTTGCTATACGAATCACTGTGGCATTCTCAACTTCTTGGCCCGGAAACTGTTTGGCCCCAACGTCTCTGAAACTAAAAGTCTGGAAGAGGCGTGTTTAACACTACTTTGTTGA